In Burkholderia sp. WP9, a genomic segment contains:
- a CDS encoding transporter, translating to MSTATPLAQTTDAFPLERGYLFSADGVGRKIDADSATRWLANRNDNSGEFIWLHFHDIPAVLESLPLQHSVAMPEAFAEALREGSRSTRMTHVHDDVIAVLNDVEYDFGRQKPLQVATLWLNVSDRCLLSAHARPLRSVNQLRLAVEAGQPFRSPLSLLINLLEEQADVLIGIVRLAARSADKVDETLLAGKLPKRSGLGIIRRDLVSLRRLLAPEPAALFRLVNRPPKGARDEDMQSLRQSAEEFSLRLRDMSSLEERIKLLEAEIADRVAEHTNRSVLILTAVTVIALPINLISGLLGMNVGGLPFKYDTHGFWIIATIAVLFTSLAAWLIFRPRRD from the coding sequence ATGAGCACCGCCACGCCGCTAGCGCAGACAACAGACGCATTCCCTCTGGAGCGCGGCTATCTGTTTTCAGCTGACGGCGTGGGCCGCAAGATAGACGCAGACTCGGCGACCCGGTGGTTAGCCAATCGCAACGACAACAGCGGCGAATTCATCTGGCTGCACTTTCATGATATTCCCGCCGTGCTGGAGAGTTTGCCGTTGCAACACAGCGTGGCCATGCCCGAGGCTTTCGCCGAAGCCCTCAGGGAAGGCTCCCGTTCAACCCGTATGACGCACGTCCACGACGACGTCATTGCCGTACTCAACGACGTCGAATACGACTTCGGAAGGCAAAAGCCTCTCCAGGTGGCAACGTTATGGCTCAATGTCAGCGATCGCTGCCTGCTCAGCGCGCACGCTCGGCCGCTGCGTTCGGTCAATCAATTGAGACTGGCTGTCGAAGCCGGGCAACCCTTTCGCAGCCCGCTGTCGCTCCTGATCAACCTGCTGGAAGAGCAGGCCGATGTGCTGATCGGGATTGTGCGGTTGGCGGCGAGATCGGCCGATAAGGTGGATGAAACGCTGCTCGCCGGTAAATTGCCGAAGCGTTCGGGCCTCGGCATCATTCGCCGCGATCTGGTCAGCCTGCGCCGCCTGTTGGCGCCGGAGCCCGCCGCGCTCTTTCGCCTCGTCAACCGGCCGCCCAAAGGGGCACGTGACGAAGACATGCAGTCACTGCGGCAATCCGCCGAGGAGTTCTCGCTAAGATTGCGCGACATGAGCAGCCTCGAGGAGCGCATCAAGTTGCTGGAAGCGGAGATTGCCGACCGCGTTGCCGAGCATACCAACAGGAGCGTGTTGATCCTGACCGCCGTCACCGTGATCGCGTTGCCGATCAACCTGATCTCCGGTTTGCTCGGGATGAACGTGGGTGGCCTTCCCTTCAAATAC
- the cydX gene encoding cytochrome bd-I oxidase subunit CydX, which produces MWYFSWILGIGVALSFGIVNALWLESRQPVQEAKRPEQRRT; this is translated from the coding sequence ATGTGGTATTTCAGCTGGATTCTTGGTATTGGCGTGGCGCTTTCGTTCGGCATAGTCAACGCGCTCTGGCTTGAGTCACGCCAACCGGTTCAGGAAGCGAAGCGCCCTGAACAGAGAAGGACCTGA
- the cydB gene encoding cytochrome d ubiquinol oxidase subunit II — MDYASLKLIWWVLIGVLLIGFALTDGFDMGAAILLPFIGRTDAERRIVVNTVGATWEGNQVWLITAGGAMFAAWPLVYAASFSGFYFAMLLVLFSLFFRPVGFDYRSKREDPRWRSAWDWALFVGGFVPALVFGVAFGNLLQGVPFSFDTDLRVTYHGGFFALLNPFAVLCGLVSVSMLAAHGAAFVKMKADDVVAERASLALRIASLAAVVLFLIAGALIATMIGGYQLVDAAPLDTVANPLLKSVIGAPGLWLTNYATYPWMVAAPVAGLVGGVLAALLARSRFEKSAFLSTSLMIIGVILTAGFSMFPFIMPSSLDGRSSLTVWDSTSSRMTLQIMLIAVIVFLPIILIYTSWVYRVMRGKVTAAALEENHHSMY, encoded by the coding sequence ATGGATTATGCAAGCCTCAAACTCATCTGGTGGGTACTGATCGGCGTGTTGCTGATCGGCTTTGCGCTCACCGACGGCTTCGACATGGGCGCGGCGATCCTGCTGCCCTTCATCGGCAGGACCGACGCCGAGCGGCGCATCGTCGTGAACACCGTGGGCGCGACCTGGGAAGGCAACCAGGTGTGGCTCATCACCGCCGGCGGTGCGATGTTCGCCGCGTGGCCGCTGGTGTACGCGGCCTCGTTCTCCGGGTTCTACTTCGCGATGCTGCTGGTGCTGTTCTCGCTGTTCTTCCGGCCGGTCGGCTTCGACTACCGCAGCAAGCGCGAAGACCCGCGCTGGCGCAGTGCGTGGGACTGGGCGCTGTTCGTCGGCGGCTTCGTGCCGGCGCTGGTGTTCGGCGTCGCGTTCGGCAACCTGCTGCAAGGCGTGCCGTTCTCGTTCGACACCGACCTGCGCGTGACCTATCACGGCGGCTTCTTCGCGCTGCTCAATCCGTTCGCGGTGCTGTGCGGGCTCGTCAGCGTGTCGATGCTGGCCGCGCACGGCGCCGCCTTCGTGAAGATGAAAGCGGACGACGTGGTTGCCGAGCGCGCATCGCTCGCGCTGCGCATCGCGTCGCTCGCGGCCGTGGTGCTGTTCCTGATTGCGGGCGCGCTGATCGCCACGATGATCGGCGGCTATCAGCTGGTCGACGCGGCGCCGCTCGATACGGTTGCCAATCCGCTGCTGAAGAGCGTGATCGGCGCACCGGGCTTATGGCTCACCAACTACGCCACCTATCCGTGGATGGTGGCCGCTCCCGTAGCCGGCCTGGTGGGCGGCGTGCTGGCCGCGTTGCTCGCGCGTTCGCGATTCGAAAAGAGCGCGTTCCTGTCGACCTCGCTGATGATCATCGGCGTGATCCTTACGGCGGGCTTCTCGATGTTTCCGTTCATCATGCCCTCCTCGCTCGACGGCCGCAGCAGTCTCACCGTATGGGATTCGACCTCAAGCCGCATGACGTTGCAGATCATGCTGATCGCCGTGATCGTGTTCCTGCCGATCATCCTGATCTATACGAGCTGGGTGTATCGCGTGATGCGCGGCAAGGTGACTGCGGCAGCGCTCGAAGAAAATCACCATTCGATGTATTGA